A genome region from Arachis duranensis cultivar V14167 chromosome 6, aradu.V14167.gnm2.J7QH, whole genome shotgun sequence includes the following:
- the LOC107493687 gene encoding probable xyloglucan endotransglucosylase/hydrolase protein 32, whose product MALFVFAILMLMAPSSNAEWPPSPGYWPSSKFKTMNFYKGFRNLWGPQHQRIEQNALTIWLDRTSGSGFKSVAPFRSGYFGASIKLQPGYTAGVITAFYLSNNEAHPGFHDEVDIEFLGTTFGKPYTLQTNVYIRGSGDGQIIGREMKFHLWFDPTKDFHHYAILWSPKEIIFFVDDVPIRRYPRKSAETFPMRPMWLYGSIWDASSWATEDGKYKADYRYQPFVARYTNFKASGCTAYAPRWCHAVSASPYRSGELSRQQYSAMRWVQMYHMVYNYCQDSKRDHRLTPECWS is encoded by the exons atgGCTCTTTTTGTATTTGCTATTTTAATGTTGATGGCCCCTTCAAGCAATGCTGAGTGGCCACCTTCACCTGGCTACTGGCCAAGTTCCAAATTCAAGACGATGAACTTTTACAAAGGTTTTAGGAACCTTTGGGGCCCCCAGCACCAAAGAATAGAACAAAATGCATTAACAATTTGGCTTGATAGAACCTCAG GAAGTGGCTTCAAGTCTGTTGCTCCGTTTCGATCCGGATACTTTGGTGCTTCCATTAAGCTCCAACCTGGCTACACTGCTGGAGTTATAACAGCTTTCTAT CTTTCCAACAATGAAGCTCATCCTGGATTCCATGATGAAGTAGACATTGAGTTTCTTGGGACTACGTTTGGAAAGCCTTACACTTTGCAGACCAATGTTTATATCAGAGGAAGTGGAGATGGTCAAATTATAGGCAGAGAGATGAAGTTCCATTTATGGTTTGATCCAACCAAAGATTTTCATCACTATGCTATTCTCTGGAGTCCTAAGGAAATAAT ATTCTTTGTGGATGATGTGCCAATAAGGAGGTACCCGAGGAAAAGTGCAGAGACATTTCCAATGAGGCCAATGTGGCTTTATGGTTCAATATGGGATGCATCATCATGGGCAACCGAGGATGGCAAGTACAAAGCTGATTATAGGTACCAACCCTTTGTGGCAAGGTACACAAACTTCAAGGCCAGTGGTTGCACGGCGTATGCGCCGCGCTGGTGCCACGCCGTCTCAGCCTCGCCCTATAGGTCCGGCGAGTTGAGTAGGCAGCAATATAGTGCCATGAGATGGGTGCAAATGTACCACATGGTTTACAACTATTGTCAAGACTCCAAAAGGGATCATAGGCTAACACCTGAGTGTTggagttaa
- the LOC107493691 gene encoding uncharacterized protein LOC107493691 — MVHRGQNANDVLARLHVNQIGECYEVRRIVKDVFNRVGFNMGFTNRPYFVSAFSAIVRMAEVPRRVKNPKIITKFTGEVGESTTEHIARYLVEIENLANDKNLKMNFFPSSITKNAFTWFSNLRPNSMTSWAQLENAFHAQFYRRELNLAVTDLVALKRDDEESMDDYMIHFKNT, encoded by the coding sequence ATGGTTCATCGTGGTCAAAACGCTAATGACGTGTTGGCTCGATTGCATGTCAATCAAATTGGTGAATGTTATGAGGTTAGGAGGATTGTTAAAGATGTTTTTAACAGGGTTGGATTCAATATGGGTTTTACGAATCGACCCTATTTTGTCTCTGCTTTCTCTGCTATTGTTCGAATGGCAGAAGTACCTAGAAGAGTGAAGAATCCTAAGATAATTACAAAATTCACTGGAGAAGTTGGCGAATCAACTACTGAGCATATTGCTAGATATTTAGTTGAAATCGAAAATCTGGCGAAtgataagaatttgaaaatgaatttttttccttcttcgaTAACAAAGAATGCATTTACTTGGTTTTCAAATCTTAGGCCTAATTCGATGACGAGTTGGGCACAGTTAGAGAATGCTTTTCATGCTCAGTTTTATAGAAGAGAGTTAAATTTAGCGGTTACCGATCTAGTGGCTTTGAAACGTGATGATGAAGAGTCAATGGATGATTACATGATTCATTTCAAAAACACTTGA